In the Haloferula helveola genome, one interval contains:
- a CDS encoding MFS transporter yields the protein MRATPEAPDTPRRWRLPGWLARYRELPPPVLWFAAGQFMINLINSTQFLLLNLFLKARGLDDPTIAALGSHRFVATLFLALPAGLWLRGRPLRKPLLWGSFLFPLSALVAIETVRLGHMQLATVSFLLMGLASLMLNVGSLPMAMRLTRGDQSSEALSLLFASWAAASVCGGVFASVLQTVGTVQLGGMEIRFDEHATLLLMTLVAFSAPFFYARLPDPPVKRDPTRHWLHIERSDWAVLGRALIPTLCIATGAGLSIQFLNLFFSHVHGMSPAAYSAWGSLSNVLVFAAGLIVPAVKRRFGWRGAILGVQGIAVALLVAMGLTELVKTLAWALPFAIGCFVLRQPLMSMAGPATSELTMSYVGERNRELISACNGAIWSGAWWLAARTFQLLRTYEIPYWQVFLATAALYFVGTVAYLALIRSIERRGDG from the coding sequence ATGCGCGCCACACCCGAGGCTCCCGACACCCCGCGACGCTGGCGACTGCCCGGCTGGCTCGCGCGCTACCGTGAACTCCCCCCACCCGTTCTCTGGTTCGCGGCCGGGCAGTTCATGATCAACCTGATCAACTCGACCCAGTTCCTCCTTCTGAACCTCTTCCTCAAGGCGAGGGGCCTCGACGATCCGACCATCGCCGCCCTCGGCTCCCACCGTTTCGTGGCCACGCTTTTTCTCGCGCTTCCCGCCGGGCTGTGGCTGCGCGGCCGGCCGCTGAGAAAGCCGCTGCTATGGGGCTCGTTCCTTTTCCCGCTGTCCGCACTCGTGGCCATCGAGACCGTCCGCCTCGGCCACATGCAGCTGGCCACCGTTTCGTTCCTGCTCATGGGCCTCGCCAGCCTGATGCTGAATGTCGGAAGCCTGCCGATGGCGATGCGTCTCACCCGCGGCGACCAATCGAGCGAGGCGCTGAGCCTTCTTTTCGCGAGTTGGGCGGCGGCCAGTGTCTGCGGTGGCGTGTTTGCCTCCGTGCTCCAGACCGTCGGCACCGTGCAGCTCGGCGGAATGGAGATCCGTTTCGACGAACACGCCACGCTCCTGCTCATGACGCTGGTCGCGTTCAGCGCTCCATTTTTCTACGCCCGGCTCCCGGACCCTCCGGTGAAACGCGATCCCACACGTCACTGGCTCCACATCGAGCGCTCCGACTGGGCCGTACTCGGTCGCGCGCTGATCCCCACCCTGTGCATCGCCACCGGCGCCGGCCTCAGCATCCAGTTCCTCAATCTCTTCTTCAGCCACGTCCACGGCATGTCTCCGGCGGCCTACTCCGCGTGGGGTTCGTTGAGCAATGTCCTCGTCTTCGCCGCAGGCCTGATCGTGCCCGCGGTGAAACGCCGCTTCGGCTGGCGCGGCGCGATTCTCGGCGTGCAAGGCATCGCCGTGGCGCTGCTCGTGGCCATGGGACTGACCGAACTCGTGAAAACCCTCGCGTGGGCCCTTCCCTTCGCGATCGGCTGCTTCGTCCTCCGGCAGCCGCTGATGAGCATGGCCGGCCCGGCGACCAGCGAGCTCACGATGAGCTACGTAGGCGAGCGCAACCGGGAGCTGATCAGTGCCTGCAACGGAGCGATCTGGAGCGGCGCATGGTGGCTCGCCGCCCGCACCTTCCAGCTACTACGCACCTACGAGATCCCCTACTGGCAGGTCTTCCTCGCCACCGCCGCACTCTACTTTGTCGGCACCGTCGCCTACCTCGCCCTGATCCGCAGTATCGAACGCCGGGGAGACGGGTGA
- a CDS encoding alkaline phosphatase D family protein: MFINFSSRHPRHLATPSLLAIALLGAGQARAQHDPGRNAVRQLAQEKYDAAAKTLVTKSGRMNSPIEQSEVHFVRMLSASLQGDGATAFDEAKKAVDGGVPFGRIAAMPEEAGKALRSAPGYAEWAAGHPLVLTHGPMIGAVTDGSARIWLRTNGPRSVEVELKAGDKTLRETVTTKAAGDHTGVAAFTGLTPKQKYEVRILSDGKPAGSGSFTTTGPAEQAGSYTIVFGGGAGYTAENERVWKSIAKQKPDALFLLGDNVYIDDIQSTLTDRYTYHRRQSQPDWRALVAQTPTYAIYDDHDFGLNDCVPGPFIDQPPWKRESWDVFRENWANPSYGGGEKQPGCWFDFETARVRFFFLDCRYYRDLHGGTMLGPVQKAWLKEALAGSEAEFNVILSSVPWSAGVKPGSRDTWDGFPAEREELFSFIEKESINGVVLLSADRHRLDIRKTERPNGYALHDFMSSRLTNVHVHGLTQNAKGSTWIYGYNKTPGFAKMTFDTTKSPATVSCSLFDLDNELLHTTTLSSDQLRHQP, from the coding sequence ATGTTCATAAACTTCAGCAGCCGGCATCCGAGGCACCTTGCAACTCCGTCGCTTCTCGCGATCGCCTTGCTCGGAGCCGGGCAAGCGCGGGCCCAGCACGATCCCGGCAGGAACGCGGTCCGGCAACTGGCTCAGGAGAAGTACGACGCGGCGGCGAAGACGCTCGTCACCAAATCGGGACGGATGAACAGCCCGATCGAGCAGAGCGAGGTGCACTTCGTCCGGATGCTCTCGGCGAGTTTGCAGGGCGACGGCGCCACGGCGTTCGACGAGGCGAAGAAGGCGGTGGATGGAGGTGTTCCTTTCGGCCGCATCGCGGCGATGCCGGAGGAAGCGGGCAAAGCCCTGCGCTCCGCTCCCGGGTATGCGGAGTGGGCTGCCGGTCACCCGCTTGTTTTGACCCACGGCCCGATGATCGGCGCCGTCACCGACGGAAGCGCCAGGATCTGGCTGCGCACCAACGGCCCGCGATCCGTTGAGGTGGAGCTGAAAGCGGGCGACAAGACACTTCGGGAAACGGTCACGACGAAAGCGGCCGGCGACCACACCGGCGTCGCGGCTTTCACCGGACTCACCCCGAAGCAGAAGTATGAGGTAAGGATCCTCTCGGACGGGAAACCGGCCGGCTCCGGATCATTCACTACCACGGGCCCGGCGGAACAAGCCGGCAGCTATACCATCGTCTTCGGTGGAGGTGCCGGATACACGGCGGAGAACGAACGGGTCTGGAAGAGCATCGCGAAGCAAAAGCCGGACGCGCTCTTCCTGCTCGGCGACAATGTCTACATCGACGACATCCAGAGCACCCTGACCGACCGCTACACCTATCACCGCCGCCAGAGCCAGCCCGACTGGCGCGCCTTGGTCGCACAGACGCCGACCTACGCGATCTACGACGACCATGACTTCGGTCTCAACGACTGCGTGCCCGGTCCCTTCATCGACCAGCCGCCGTGGAAGCGGGAATCATGGGATGTCTTCCGCGAGAACTGGGCCAACCCGTCCTACGGTGGTGGTGAGAAGCAACCCGGCTGCTGGTTCGACTTCGAAACCGCCAGGGTGCGTTTCTTCTTCCTCGATTGCCGCTACTACCGCGACCTGCACGGCGGCACGATGTTGGGTCCGGTTCAGAAGGCATGGCTGAAGGAAGCGCTGGCCGGCTCCGAGGCCGAGTTCAACGTGATCCTTTCCTCGGTGCCGTGGAGCGCGGGCGTGAAGCCCGGCAGTCGCGACACTTGGGACGGCTTCCCGGCCGAGCGCGAGGAGTTGTTCAGCTTCATCGAGAAGGAATCGATCAACGGCGTGGTGCTGCTGTCCGCCGACCGGCACCGGCTCGACATCCGCAAGACCGAACGACCGAACGGCTACGCTCTGCACGACTTCATGAGCTCGCGCCTGACCAATGTCCATGTCCACGGACTCACGCAGAACGCCAAGGGGTCGACCTGGATCTATGGCTACAACAAGACGCCCGGCTTCGCCAAAATGACCTTCGACACGACGAAGTCGCCGGCCACCGTCAGCTGCAGTCTGTTCGATCTGGATAACGAACTTCTGCACACCACGACCTTGTCGAGCGACCAACTCCGCCATCAGCCGTGA
- a CDS encoding DUF6807 family protein, with protein sequence MKTHITLLCALGLGVSTTPGADKASFDDNEGSQLTIVDPAGKPVLRYEYAHKLDDAGKVTFDTAKVFHHVLGPGGEPITKGPGGKYPHHRGIFIGWNKLKHGGKSHDLWHVRNTTLKHVSFVKQEADEKSATVTSRIDWIGTEGTPVLEETRTLTTHFTDGDAYALIDFISELKAAHGAVELGGDPEHAGIHFRPSQEVVANKSAKYTFHGDDISPQKNPGLPWVAMTFEAGGKTWTVQHMSHPDNPDGSRWSAYRDYGRFGEFPVIKLADGETATLRYRFRVTEGAAPQRPKLADAYSAFAK encoded by the coding sequence TTGAAAACTCATATCACCCTACTCTGTGCGCTCGGCTTGGGCGTTTCGACCACTCCCGGCGCCGACAAGGCCTCGTTCGACGACAACGAAGGCAGCCAGCTCACCATTGTCGATCCCGCGGGGAAGCCGGTACTGCGCTATGAATACGCGCACAAGCTCGATGACGCCGGCAAGGTCACCTTCGACACGGCCAAGGTTTTCCATCATGTGCTCGGCCCCGGCGGCGAGCCGATCACCAAGGGCCCCGGCGGAAAGTATCCCCACCACCGCGGGATCTTCATCGGCTGGAACAAGCTGAAGCACGGTGGCAAGTCGCACGACCTGTGGCACGTTCGCAACACCACCTTGAAGCATGTCTCATTCGTGAAGCAGGAGGCGGACGAAAAGTCTGCCACCGTGACCAGCCGCATCGACTGGATCGGGACCGAAGGAACGCCCGTGCTCGAGGAGACGCGCACGCTCACGACGCATTTCACCGACGGCGACGCCTACGCGCTGATCGACTTCATCAGCGAGTTGAAGGCGGCGCACGGTGCGGTCGAGCTCGGTGGCGATCCCGAGCATGCCGGCATTCACTTCCGGCCGAGCCAGGAAGTGGTCGCGAACAAGAGCGCCAAATACACATTCCACGGGGATGACATCTCGCCGCAGAAGAATCCCGGGCTGCCATGGGTGGCGATGACCTTCGAGGCGGGCGGCAAGACATGGACCGTGCAGCACATGAGTCATCCCGACAATCCGGACGGTTCCCGCTGGTCGGCCTATCGCGACTACGGCCGTTTCGGCGAGTTCCCTGTAATCAAGCTGGCTGACGGCGAGACCGCCACCTTGCGCTACCGGTTCCGCGTGACGGAAGGAGCGGCGCCGCAAAGGCCGAAGCTTGCCGACGCCTACAGCGCGTTTGCGAAGTAG
- a CDS encoding PSD1 and planctomycete cytochrome C domain-containing protein encodes MRLPITLPILIATTLPGHAEEKISYNRDIRPILSENCFACHGPDKNTREAKLRLDVRDAAIDKQAITPGDAEDSELIFLIHSDDEDEIMPPPESHKTLTEKQKQLLAKWINEGAEYESHWAYIKPERPAVPKMGEEHPIDNFIAAGLKAEGREFADTADNPTLLRRLSFDLTGLPPSATGVTDPAKAVDDLITSEHFGERMAVYWLDLARYADSVGYHGDNERDVSPYRDYVVNAFNQGKPYDRFIVEQLAGDLLPDATMESRIASTFNRVQQISKEGGIQDAEYIAKYYAERVRATSVAFLGSTMGCAECHDHKFDPFTAKDFYAMEAFFADIFEKGAFNGDGRYNEGADIKNHPGNELGPWGPVLKIPSEEQTKELARLRGEIGKLEKEFDRGTPELEKEFGTWLVEVRSAVKKGGKDAPKLPKPVAAALDQTKGKEPKGKQKEALLNHFRTQHPEYGKIHTQLTQVRKEEQQLNARIPSTLPSVSTTPRTIRILPRGDWTDKSGEVVEPAFPEFLASGEFEAAESSERLSRLDLADWIASPDNPLTARAFVNRVWALFLGTGLSRDLQDLGNQGQWPTHPELLDWLAVDFVESGWDVKHLVKQIVTSRTYRQSSNPSPALMEADPYNTLYAHQNARRLPAEFIRDNALAVAGLLNPAVGGPSARPYQPEGYYAQLNFPKREYRADTDAGQYRRGLYMHWQRSFLHPMLVAFDAPPREECTASRSQSNTPLQALNQLNDPTFIEAARVFAEDLLKNETGFDSRLEEAFERLLSRAPSEEEAALLRSLHEKQLDRYRKTPSDADALLAIGIKPVAADVDKPALASMTAVTRALLNLHETITRY; translated from the coding sequence ATGCGACTGCCGATCACTTTGCCCATTCTCATCGCCACGACCCTACCGGGTCACGCGGAGGAGAAGATTTCGTACAACCGGGACATCCGTCCGATCCTGTCGGAGAACTGCTTCGCCTGCCACGGGCCGGATAAGAACACGCGCGAGGCGAAGCTTCGGCTGGATGTGCGCGACGCCGCGATCGACAAGCAGGCGATCACCCCCGGCGACGCCGAGGACTCGGAACTGATTTTCCTGATCCACTCGGACGACGAGGATGAGATCATGCCGCCGCCGGAGTCGCACAAAACACTGACGGAGAAACAGAAGCAGCTGCTCGCGAAGTGGATCAACGAGGGTGCGGAATACGAATCCCACTGGGCCTACATCAAACCGGAGCGCCCCGCGGTTCCCAAGATGGGCGAGGAGCATCCGATCGACAACTTCATTGCCGCCGGATTGAAGGCGGAGGGACGCGAGTTTGCCGACACCGCGGACAACCCCACGCTGCTCCGCCGGCTTTCCTTCGACCTCACCGGCCTGCCACCGTCGGCCACCGGGGTGACCGATCCGGCCAAGGCGGTCGACGACCTGATCACGTCCGAGCATTTCGGCGAACGGATGGCCGTCTACTGGCTCGATCTCGCCCGCTACGCCGACTCGGTCGGTTACCACGGCGACAACGAGCGCGACGTCAGCCCCTACCGCGACTACGTGGTGAACGCCTTCAACCAAGGCAAGCCGTACGACCGCTTCATTGTCGAGCAGCTCGCCGGTGACCTGTTGCCGGACGCGACGATGGAGTCGCGCATCGCCTCCACCTTCAACCGCGTCCAGCAGATCTCGAAAGAGGGCGGCATCCAGGATGCGGAGTACATCGCGAAGTACTACGCCGAGCGGGTGCGGGCGACGTCGGTCGCGTTTCTCGGATCGACCATGGGCTGCGCGGAGTGCCACGACCACAAGTTCGATCCGTTCACCGCGAAGGACTTCTACGCGATGGAGGCATTCTTCGCCGACATCTTCGAGAAAGGGGCATTCAACGGTGACGGACGCTACAACGAGGGAGCGGACATCAAGAATCATCCGGGGAACGAACTCGGTCCGTGGGGACCGGTGTTGAAGATCCCGAGCGAAGAGCAAACGAAGGAGCTCGCCCGCCTGCGGGGTGAGATCGGGAAGCTCGAGAAGGAGTTCGACCGGGGCACGCCGGAGCTTGAGAAGGAGTTCGGCACGTGGCTGGTGGAAGTGCGGTCAGCCGTGAAGAAAGGCGGCAAGGATGCCCCCAAGCTTCCCAAGCCGGTCGCTGCCGCACTGGACCAGACCAAAGGCAAGGAACCGAAGGGCAAGCAGAAGGAGGCCCTGCTCAATCACTTCCGCACGCAGCATCCGGAATACGGCAAGATCCACACGCAGCTGACCCAGGTGCGGAAGGAGGAACAACAGCTCAACGCGCGTATCCCGTCGACCTTGCCGAGCGTGTCGACGACACCGCGAACGATCCGGATTCTCCCGCGTGGCGACTGGACGGACAAAAGCGGCGAGGTCGTCGAACCCGCATTCCCGGAGTTCCTCGCTAGCGGTGAATTCGAAGCGGCGGAGTCGAGCGAGCGTCTGAGCCGCCTCGACCTCGCCGACTGGATCGCCTCACCCGACAACCCGCTCACCGCCCGCGCCTTCGTCAACCGGGTGTGGGCACTCTTCCTCGGCACCGGGCTTTCCCGCGACCTCCAGGATCTGGGTAATCAGGGACAATGGCCGACGCATCCGGAACTGCTCGACTGGCTGGCCGTCGACTTCGTCGAGTCCGGCTGGGATGTGAAGCACCTGGTGAAGCAGATCGTCACATCGCGCACCTACCGCCAATCTTCGAACCCCTCCCCCGCCCTGATGGAGGCGGACCCCTACAACACGCTGTACGCCCATCAGAACGCACGACGCCTTCCGGCCGAATTCATCCGCGACAACGCCCTCGCCGTTGCCGGGCTGCTGAATCCGGCAGTCGGCGGCCCGAGCGCCCGGCCCTACCAGCCGGAAGGCTACTATGCCCAGCTCAATTTCCCGAAGCGCGAGTACCGGGCGGACACCGACGCCGGACAGTACCGCCGCGGCCTCTACATGCACTGGCAGCGGTCGTTCCTGCACCCGATGCTCGTCGCCTTCGACGCTCCGCCGCGCGAGGAGTGCACGGCCAGCCGCAGTCAGAGCAACACGCCGCTCCAAGCACTCAACCAGCTCAACGACCCGACCTTCATCGAGGCCGCGCGGGTCTTCGCCGAGGACCTGCTGAAGAACGAGACCGGCTTCGATTCACGGCTTGAGGAAGCATTCGAACGCTTGCTCTCGCGGGCGCCGAGCGAGGAGGAAGCCGCCCTGCTGCGGTCGCTGCACGAGAAGCAACTCGATCGTTACCGGAAGACGCCCTCGGACGCCGACGCGTTGCTGGCCATCGGCATCAAGCCGGTCGCTGCGGATGTCGACAAACCCGCGCTGGCCTCGATGACCGCCGTCACCCGCGCGCTGCTGAACCTTCACGAAACCATCACCCGCTACTGA
- a CDS encoding DUF1501 domain-containing protein, with protein sequence MFADPRIAELINRRAFLRRSSYSVGSAALASLLTRDLEASDRWNGVLGGELHVPPKAKRVIHLCMAGGPSHLETLDHKPTLAKLGGQPMPESFTKGQQLAQLQGKKLNCLAPQYEFKPYGKCGRMMSSALPHIGSIADEIAVINSMHTEQINHDPAHTFMNTGSIIPGRPSMGSWLLYGLGAETDELPGYVVMTSSGGGQDQPIASRQWHSGFLPSKFQGVQFNSKGDPVHYVNNPAGVTRDDQRELLDAINRMNGMLGKRQNDPEIATRIAQYEMAFKMQASVPGLMDVSDEPAHVLESYGAKPGDGSFASNCLLARRLAERGVRFIQLYHRGWDHHGGVKRGIEVVSGHVDQATAALVKDLKERGMLDDTLVIWGGEFGRTPMAQGSGRDHHIQAFSLWMAGAGIKGGTTYGSTDELGYAVADNGVSVHDLHATMLQQLGIDHERLTYKFQGLDFKLTGVEKARVVKELLG encoded by the coding sequence ATGTTCGCCGATCCACGAATTGCGGAACTCATCAACCGCCGGGCATTTCTACGGAGATCGTCGTACTCGGTCGGAAGCGCGGCTCTGGCGTCGCTACTGACCCGTGACCTCGAAGCGTCGGATCGCTGGAACGGGGTGCTGGGCGGCGAACTGCACGTCCCGCCGAAGGCGAAACGGGTGATCCACCTGTGCATGGCCGGCGGGCCGTCGCACCTCGAGACGCTCGACCACAAGCCGACGCTCGCGAAGCTGGGTGGCCAGCCGATGCCCGAGTCGTTCACCAAGGGCCAGCAGCTCGCGCAGCTGCAGGGCAAGAAGCTGAATTGCCTTGCACCGCAGTACGAGTTCAAACCGTACGGCAAGTGCGGACGGATGATGTCGAGCGCGCTCCCGCACATCGGCTCGATCGCCGACGAGATCGCGGTGATCAACTCGATGCATACCGAGCAGATCAACCACGATCCCGCCCACACCTTCATGAACACCGGCTCGATCATTCCGGGCCGGCCGTCGATGGGCTCATGGCTGCTCTACGGACTCGGCGCGGAAACCGACGAGCTTCCGGGTTACGTCGTGATGACTTCCTCGGGAGGCGGGCAGGACCAGCCGATCGCATCGCGCCAGTGGCACAGCGGTTTCCTTCCCTCGAAATTCCAAGGTGTGCAGTTCAACTCGAAGGGCGACCCGGTCCACTACGTCAACAACCCGGCAGGCGTGACCCGCGACGACCAGCGGGAACTGTTGGACGCGATCAACCGGATGAACGGGATGCTCGGCAAACGTCAGAACGACCCGGAGATCGCGACCCGCATCGCCCAGTACGAGATGGCCTTCAAAATGCAGGCATCCGTGCCGGGACTGATGGACGTCTCCGACGAACCGGCTCACGTGCTCGAAAGCTACGGCGCGAAGCCGGGCGACGGATCGTTCGCTTCGAACTGCCTGCTGGCCCGGCGCCTTGCCGAGCGCGGCGTGCGTTTCATCCAGCTCTACCACCGCGGCTGGGACCACCACGGCGGAGTGAAACGCGGGATCGAGGTTGTCTCCGGGCATGTCGACCAAGCGACCGCGGCACTGGTGAAGGATCTCAAGGAGCGTGGCATGCTCGACGACACGTTGGTGATTTGGGGCGGTGAGTTCGGCCGCACCCCGATGGCCCAGGGCTCGGGCCGCGACCACCACATCCAGGCCTTCTCGCTGTGGATGGCGGGCGCCGGAATCAAGGGCGGCACGACCTACGGTTCCACCGACGAGTTGGGTTACGCCGTCGCCGACAATGGCGTTTCCGTCCACGACCTGCACGCCACCATGCTCCAGCAGCTCGGGATCGACCACGAGCGCCTCACCTACAAATTCCAAGGTCTCGACTTCAAACTGACCGGTGTGGAAAAGGCTCGCGTGGTCAAGGAATTGCTGGGCTGA
- a CDS encoding sigma-70 family RNA polymerase sigma factor has translation MLQLHAIDDDPGDVQFVQLLTEHQNIIRSFIISLLPGAPGVDDVIQNTNAVLWRKRADFTHGTNFRAWAFSIARFQTMAYLKQLKRRRWVTLDPDVAIKIADDIEARPETPEDQECRLEALDDCLGKLRPKDRELLVQRYWHRTRLQDFAVTSQRSVQALKVTLFRLRAGLKRCIEESVADPSKPSAS, from the coding sequence ATGCTTCAGCTTCACGCCATCGACGATGACCCGGGTGACGTCCAGTTCGTCCAGCTCCTGACCGAGCACCAGAACATCATCCGGAGTTTCATCATCTCGCTCCTCCCCGGTGCCCCGGGCGTGGACGACGTGATCCAGAATACCAACGCCGTTCTGTGGCGGAAGCGTGCCGATTTCACCCACGGAACGAACTTCCGCGCCTGGGCCTTCAGCATCGCCCGGTTCCAGACGATGGCTTACCTGAAACAGCTCAAGCGACGTCGCTGGGTCACGCTGGATCCCGACGTGGCGATCAAGATCGCGGACGACATCGAGGCCCGCCCCGAGACGCCCGAAGACCAGGAGTGCCGCCTCGAGGCCCTCGACGACTGCCTTGGCAAGCTCCGCCCGAAAGATCGGGAACTCCTCGTCCAGCGCTACTGGCACCGGACGCGGCTGCAGGATTTCGCCGTGACCTCCCAACGCTCGGTCCAGGCTCTGAAAGTCACGCTGTTCCGCCTCCGCGCCGGACTGAAGCGCTGCATTGAGGAAAGCGTGGCCGATCCATCCAAACCGTCGGCCTCATGA
- a CDS encoding LamG-like jellyroll fold domain-containing protein, with amino-acid sequence MNSPSSPKRQLEQLLQSLEDGCLTASEHQQLMDQLRDEPEAREAYIAHMRFSSLMQSKAESLAELGGVADERQPPAQGRQFARALMAAAALLAIIAFIGSMLRPPAPPEAFCKAGPGSVWNYELGGLNSDGTFEPDTRIRLDAGTLEIQLTSGSHLIFEGPGILDLRNPDEVHMADGRLWARAGGDRFIVHTDRIRVVDLGTEFGVIASTQVDEEVHVAEGTVRVEPILSTLKPVVLTAHQAIRTNAIGKPRTIPYDDRRFNKQLTATAPYWHWSFDRIENGGFPCDTDSPGLHDLSIYTFDLEKRRKTVDSSTGEGLHGRAFLLDQPTRFGRGDFYGIDGSRPRTVAFWVNASDQTEDGCSLVNWGQAGGEGAKWSLGTSKEGKSLSTNWGGAWATSPLDGADIFDGEWHHVAFVFTGETDEEGLPELHHYVDGQPQTVHHTRTGPSVDTLSDGRSGWPLTLGIQLFSEQEGPTYQGKIDELHVVGGALDQDQIRHLMEKNRLPWVK; translated from the coding sequence ATGAATTCGCCAAGCTCGCCAAAGCGACAACTCGAGCAGCTCCTCCAGAGCCTCGAGGACGGATGCCTCACGGCCTCGGAACACCAGCAGCTCATGGATCAGCTCCGCGATGAGCCCGAGGCTCGCGAGGCCTACATCGCCCACATGCGGTTCTCGAGCCTGATGCAGAGCAAGGCCGAGTCGCTGGCGGAACTCGGTGGCGTGGCCGACGAGCGACAGCCCCCTGCCCAGGGTCGCCAGTTTGCCCGCGCCCTGATGGCCGCTGCGGCGCTACTCGCGATCATCGCCTTCATCGGCTCGATGCTGAGGCCCCCCGCCCCGCCGGAAGCCTTCTGCAAGGCCGGTCCGGGCAGCGTTTGGAACTACGAGCTGGGCGGACTGAACTCCGACGGCACCTTTGAGCCGGACACCCGGATCCGGCTCGATGCCGGCACGCTGGAGATCCAGCTCACCTCGGGCTCCCACCTGATTTTCGAAGGCCCGGGCATCCTCGATCTTCGGAATCCGGACGAAGTCCACATGGCCGATGGCCGACTCTGGGCACGTGCCGGCGGCGACAGGTTCATCGTCCACACCGACCGGATTCGTGTGGTCGATCTCGGAACGGAGTTCGGAGTGATCGCGTCCACCCAGGTCGATGAGGAAGTGCACGTCGCCGAGGGCACGGTCCGCGTGGAACCGATTCTCTCCACGCTCAAGCCGGTCGTGCTGACGGCCCACCAGGCGATCCGCACCAACGCCATCGGCAAGCCGCGGACGATTCCCTACGATGATCGTCGTTTCAACAAGCAGCTCACCGCCACCGCTCCCTACTGGCACTGGTCCTTCGACCGGATCGAGAATGGCGGATTCCCCTGCGATACCGATTCGCCCGGCCTCCACGATCTGAGCATCTACACCTTCGACCTCGAAAAACGCAGGAAGACCGTCGACTCATCGACCGGCGAAGGCCTTCACGGACGCGCGTTCCTGCTCGACCAACCGACGCGCTTCGGCCGGGGTGACTTCTACGGTATCGACGGCAGCCGCCCGCGCACGGTGGCCTTCTGGGTCAATGCGTCCGACCAGACCGAGGACGGTTGCTCGCTGGTCAATTGGGGCCAGGCCGGAGGCGAGGGAGCCAAGTGGTCACTGGGCACCTCGAAGGAAGGCAAGAGCCTGTCGACCAACTGGGGCGGCGCATGGGCAACCAGCCCGCTCGACGGGGCGGACATCTTCGACGGCGAATGGCATCATGTCGCTTTCGTCTTCACCGGCGAAACCGATGAAGAAGGCCTTCCCGAACTCCATCACTACGTCGACGGCCAGCCTCAGACCGTGCACCACACCCGCACGGGGCCATCGGTCGACACGCTTTCGGACGGCCGCTCCGGATGGCCGCTGACTCTGGGAATTCAGCTCTTCAGCGAGCAGGAAGGACCGACATACCAAGGGAAAATCGACGAACTCCATGTGGTCGGTGGGGCGCTTGATCAGGATCAGATCCGCCACCTGATGGAGAAAAACCGGCTTCCTTGGGTGAAGTAG
- a CDS encoding type II secretion system protein, producing MKKPETLRHTGFTLVELMVAIVIVAALASLVFAITKNVQQKARRATCMNQQKNATMMLLDSATDNHGRIAVFAGGSGNFDYRPYYVISEQLGLPRNPTDAHYPTMKDVMFCPSAPEPQTIHWNTYGINFVPQLRSGAEWQSESLKDSGGRTGQLSTLRLANLKNAANHVLLADSCRSDGQQIFRISGNDRVALRHGDKANVCFADGSGRALSPDELAKLGFDRAYDANGSKPVSIDLNN from the coding sequence ATGAAGAAACCCGAAACCCTCCGCCACACCGGCTTCACCTTGGTCGAGCTCATGGTCGCGATCGTGATCGTCGCGGCGCTCGCCTCCCTCGTTTTCGCCATCACCAAGAACGTGCAGCAGAAGGCACGGCGGGCGACCTGCATGAACCAGCAGAAGAACGCCACCATGATGCTCCTCGACTCCGCCACCGACAACCACGGCCGCATCGCGGTCTTCGCCGGCGGCTCGGGTAACTTCGACTACCGGCCCTACTACGTGATCAGCGAGCAACTCGGGCTGCCGAGGAACCCGACCGACGCTCATTACCCCACGATGAAGGACGTCATGTTCTGCCCGAGTGCCCCGGAGCCGCAGACGATCCACTGGAACACCTACGGCATCAACTTCGTCCCGCAGCTCCGTTCGGGAGCAGAGTGGCAGAGCGAATCGCTCAAGGACTCGGGCGGGCGCACCGGCCAACTGTCGACCCTCCGTCTCGCGAACCTGAAGAACGCCGCCAACCACGTGCTTCTGGCAGACTCGTGCCGCAGCGACGGCCAGCAGATTTTCCGCATCTCCGGCAACGACCGCGTCGCGCTGCGCCATGGCGACAAGGCCAATGTCTGCTTCGCCGACGGCAGCGGACGCGCCCTCTCGCCCGACGAACTGGCGAAGCTCGGCTTTGACCGGGCCTACGACGCCAACGGCTCGAAGCCAGTCTCCATCGATCTCAACAACTGA